TTCCAATGAATCGATAGCAATCTGAACAGTGGCGGACctagggggggggcaggaggggcgaccgccccccctcgtggctcaatggttgaaaaagcgcgctaaagtgcccttcaagagtgtcgaaaacgagaggaaatgccttattggctgcccttttcacgtgcaaaacatgattaggtgccctctagggtagtccttcatacaataaattatgatgatgtgccctctagaacaagaaaattcaatgacgtgtcttaatgagtgcccttatagtccccttctgcccgtctggtgcccttttagtgccccctttagtaccctgatagtgcccttctgcccgtctggtgccctgatagtccccttctgcccgtctggtccttcaagtgcccttctgcccatctggtgcccttttagtaccctgatagtgcccttctgcccgtctggtccttctagtgctcttccagttcccttctagtgcccttctagtgctcttctgcccgtctggtgcccttctagtgcccttctgcccatctggtgcccccatggttgaaaaagtgtgctaaagtgccctctatggtggtgaaaagtagagaaagtgccttattggctgccctttacacgtgAACAAAAATTAATGAGTGCCCTATAGGTTGTCCCTGATgttgatgatgtgccctctggagcaagaatatggcaaaccgaaaaaaacatgttgtggttagctattgaggtgcagacgttcctctctttggtagctgacgaacggggaatgcgaggcgttgctttcatgtggcgtcgccatgacaaacagctacatcgagtggtacttaaatctccactggataacgaagcaaaaaGCGGATTAAGAGTATGTCAGTACCCATAGTGGAAAAGCTAGAAAAAGTtagaaaaacttaatattttcagtttgcataatccgtttaaaatgtatatacattttttgagcgttcaagatcattcaagtgtaggttatttcatgcaagagagacgataatggtcagctatcacctcaacatgaaggaaaacttccttaaatgtttcCGTAGCTAGCTGTCAGCGGTCAAAGACTGTATGGTAGCGGCAAATTGAGTTTTCTCCAGTctaatttttacttaaatgttagtaaagatgaaagcagtaaggcatcctcctttctttggctaaaatgtgaaagtgcacaatgatgtgaacaactcattttggtgtttataaagtcgctagaataaggggaaacagtgtctttgaagcTATTTTTTTGCTGGgggaggacccccagaccccccgtttCAATTATGAGCCCAACTATGTAATCATCGCCCCCAATGGGACCTTCAAGTCAGCGCTTGCTAAGGTTAGGGGTAGGACCATCCACGCAGCGCTGCCTTtaaggctccgttgggggaacaaaacaccatcaagttAGAAAAGCCTCTGTGTCAgctggtggggccccatgttgtccagaatgtgccctttttattttttcgcccttcaaacagtctgagtccgccaGTGAATCTGAAGATAGTTAAAATGCTGTAATCGAATACAGAAATTCACCAATATACTTAGAATTATAAAAACATTGGAATAGTTATTTAAATAATcgtttaatattatataatggATAGAACCTGTTTGTCTCTcttactgtctgtctgccgtGATGTACTGTATTAACCTGTTTATCTGTCTACCATGATGTAGGCCAactgtattaacctgtctgtccgtctacaGTGATGTgctgtattaacctgtctgtctgtctctctgtctgtctgtctgtctccgtgatgtactgtattaacctgtctgtccgtctgtctacagtgattcACTCTCTGCAGACTTTCGAAACGGCGTCGTCTGGACTCTCAACCTTCCCAGAGTTTGTGAGTGTTCAGATGGTGGATGAGGTTCAGATTGATTACTATGACAGCAACACCCGGAGAATCATAACCAAACAGGACTGGGTGGACCAGGCCAACGAAGACAAAGTCCCAGGCTACCTGGAGAGTGAAACTGAAAGGAGAAAGGGTAACCAGCAGGTCGCCAAAGGCAACATGGGGACTCTGAAGAAGCGCTTTAACCAGACAGGAGGTACGTTCATATCTAATGTCTGACCTCTCACATGGAGATAGCCATCATTTAACCCCAGAATAAAATTTAACCAtactcctaaacacacacacacacacacacacacacacacacacacacacacacacacacacacacacacacacacacacacacacacacacacacacacacacacacacacacacacacacacacacacacacacacacacacacacacacacacacgggggcggCCCTGCACATAATGTCACACCTTGCACCAACTGttcaaataaattcaaagaatgCAATTAAATACACTTTTTAATGAACCAGTCACTGCTAAATGATACAACTTATGTTTGTCCTTTATTGCTATAAAAAATATCGACTTTTCAACAAccctgaaaaaaaaattattataaaaGATTGTATTCAAAAGGACAAAATGGCAACTCCAAAATACAGAAACAATTAAAGTCACAGAAAATGTTACGTGACATTTAGTTAAAGTAGTTAACGTCTACTAATATTATAAAATCTCCCCGCAGTGAATAATCAAGTCACATCTTCTTTAATCAAGGAAACTATTTGCGGGTCTACCGGCTGCATTACCGGCATGTAACCAGCAGGTGGTGATGCTGTGCTGCCGTGTTTCTAAGCAGAATATTTGTTCCACTCCGTTGGTTTTTCATTCCCcaagacgaacacacacacacatgtccagaAGTATGTGTATCACTATACATACGCacagaagcacgcacacacaagcttcTCATCCGTGTTCGAATGTATTGAATGACCAGGGCACAGTAGCCTTTCTTCGGTCTTCCTGATTCAGACAAGTCCCTGCCCTCAGCTCCTCTGAACAGCGATGCTCCTTTCAGTGCAGCAGTTTCCTGGTGCCGTACGTTTTCATCCAGATCAGTAACGCGTCTTCCTACAGTTCAGCAGACATGTCTTTAACCCTGGAGGTGATTGGTACTGTCTGGTGATCCGTTAAAGATAACCTCTGAACTGCTGAGGGAAGCCTCCTCTATATATCCACGGGGTAGgagctgtagggtggtgtaggggctgtagggtggagTAGGGGGTGTAGGGGCAGTAGGGTGGAGTAGGGGGTGTGGGGGCTGTAGGGTGGAGtagggggttagggtggagTAGGGGGTGTAGTGCAGTGGAGGTTGGTGTAGTTTGAGACTCCTTAATTAGTCCAGTATCATTTTAAACTAATTATTATTCTGTTAACCATTCTACATTATCCAGGTGTGTGGTGACTCCATCACATAAAGACGTGTGTTCTGAAGAGGCTCCTGTTTGTAGTCTTTGTGGTCTCATGTCCTTTAGAGTTTCTGCAGAGCTTCACCCCAACAGTTAATGgatcgatctctctctctctctctctctctctctctctctctctctctctctctctctctctctctctctctctctctctctctctctctctctctctctctctctctctctctctctctctctctctctctctctctctctctctctctctctctctctctctctctctctctctctctctcaggtgcccACATTATTCAGAAGATGACTGGTTGTGAgtgggatgatgaggatgatactATTGATGGCTATGAGCAGTATGGTTATGATGGAGAGGACTTCCTATCGTTGGACCTGAAGACCCTGACCTGGGTTGCTCCAGTACACCAGGCTTTAACCACCAAACTGAGATTGGATCACAATACAGCTTATAATCAATACTTGAAGAACTACTTCAACAAGGAGTgtgttgattggctgaagaaGTTCCTGGCCTACGGGAAGAGCACTCTGCAGAGAACAGGTAGTCACATGACCTGGTGGGCGTTGGCAGACTCATGTCTCTGAGTCCctgttctctctttctgcctcccccccctctctctccctcccctctctctgaccaaaatatttaaacaaagtCCTAATGTCTTGAAATAAACCGTCGTGTTTAACATTataaaattctctctctctctctctctctctctctcgctctctctagagCTTCCGCGGGTGTCTCTGCTCCAgaggagcccctcctccccagtggtgtgccatgctacaggcttctaccctgacagggtggtggtgttctggaggagagacggccaGGAGCTCCATGAGCAGGTGGACCCCGGGGAGGTCCTCCCCAACCACGACGGGACCTTCCAGGTCAGCGTGGACCTCAACCTCACGGCCGTCCCAcaggaggactgggggaggtACGAGTGTGTGGTCCAGCTGAAAGGCATCGAGGacatctccacccccctggaccGCGCCCGCATCAGGACCAACGGGGGTAAGACTGGtgttggaggggatggagggggggaacacatgtctcaccacctccacctgacctCATCCCAACCACTGCCAGGGGCCTCTACCCAGGCGCGTCGGTAGACCGGGgcattcgaggctatagccccgggtcttttgggaatagccccggatcACTGTGccgtcaaaaataaaataaaaaaacatgataaTGATGAAAATAGCCCCGTAGAGTTTACTTCTTTGTGGTTGCATTACCAGCAGACGCAGATGCAAcattgtagccagtgaaaacCGGAAATTTCTGACGTGTCCATctatgggcagatttagaattatttgttgcaaaatgttgcaaattcaacgtcAGGATTCTTTCTTCTCTGCACAGCGCATATCGTCGATATTGctgtttcgtgctgctagccttttattgagatcagagagtgttgagaaggacatttATAAAAcatcttttacacacacacacacacacacacacacacacacacacacacacacacacacacacacacacacacacacacacacacacacacacacacacacacacacacacacacacacacacacacacacacacacacacacacacacgcacgcacgttcCGGGGCCgccgggctgattactgcgggatatcaatattgcgtttataaaagtttcttgcagcgccgtcctgcagcctcactcactcaacacacgcaacactcacaaactgtcaacgtaGGCATAAAAGTTAGTAGATTTGAGTATTCCTAGAGTGCCTGGGTCTACCTGGACACTGCTGAAGCTACTGGGTAAACACACAGCACTCCGGAGTAGCTCAGTGCAGCAGAACACGGTGGATTGTGGGTAAATGAGTTCTATGAATAGGGCTAAGCTCAGATCAGTCCCTGAGTGACCCTGAGCTCCAGAACAGGTTCTAGAGGAATAGTTACACTGAGGCTGTGTTAGTTTTGATTGTAGCATCACGTGACCATAGACATGTGGTTCAATGATGGAGGGATCATCTATTATTACACAcctgattttattttcttgatttTCTTTCAGAGGGCAGTCACATCCTTGCTTTCATCCTCACTGGAGTTGCTGTtctagctgttgttgttgctgctgttgttggagTCTTTCTGTACCGGAAGAGGAACGGTGAGTGAATCAAACTCTCCAGGAGGACTGACACCTGATCTCCACCTGctcctacttcctgtccccttcctggactctgattggttgtcttcACACACTGGTGGTCTGGTTGTAGAAACCTCCACCTCTGAATGATGAACCTCCTCCAATGTCGTGTCCATAGAGATGTTGTGGCATTAAGAATATGAAAGTCTAATAACATGAGGATATTCACCACGGTTACAACACTAATCATTTCTCTTGATCCTTAGATTCAGACAAGCGTCACAAACCAGTTGGTgagtaaaatgtgtttttactgCAGTTCTGCTCTTATGATTAACGCCACTACCAACATAGAGATCTTGGTGACTtgtctagctcactggactatacagctctatagatctagatacatctagctcactggtcCATACAGCTCTGTgtatctagatacatctagctcactggaccatacagctctatagatctagatacatctagctcactggactatacagctctatagatctagatacatctagctcactggactatacagctctatagatctagatacatctagctcactggactacaccgctctatagatctagaaacatctagctcactggactatacagctctatagatctagatacatctagctcactggactacaccgctctatagatctagatacatctagctcactggactgcagctctatagatctagacacatctagctcactggactatacagctctatagagctAGGTACATCTAGGTCAGTCATTCACCTCCTCCCATTCTGCTACTTCCCAGGTTCTGACACCAGCTCTGAGAACACTGAGGGGCAGAAGCTGGCTCCTGAGGCCCAACCTCTGACCACAGTCAGTATTTCATCAATTTACAATACTTATTCTGAGTAATATATTTACAGTTATATTTATTAGCAGCCTACTTCTTCACAGCAATAGTAATACTAATATATGAACAGTACTTCATGACAGTAATAGATTAACATTCATATTTTAACGGTACTTCATCGCAGTAATATGTTAACAGTACATCATCACAGTGATAGTGTGTTTACTGTTTAATCCTGA
This is a stretch of genomic DNA from Gadus chalcogrammus isolate NIFS_2021 chromosome 17, NIFS_Gcha_1.0, whole genome shotgun sequence. It encodes these proteins:
- the LOC130369726 gene encoding major histocompatibility complex class I-related gene protein-like, whose amino-acid sequence is MKALIGLLLLVFGHDVSSVIHSLQTFETASSGLSTFPEFVSVQMVDEVQIDYYDSNTRRIITKQDWVDQANEDKVPGYLESETERRKGNQQVAKGNMGTLKKRFNQTGGAHIIQKMTGCEWDDEDDTIDGYEQYGYDGEDFLSLDLKTLTWVAPVHQALTTKLRLDHNTAYNQYLKNYFNKECVDWLKKFLAYGKSTLQRTELPRVSLLQRSPSSPVVCHATGFYPDRVVVFWRRDGQELHEQVDPGEVLPNHDGTFQVSVDLNLTAVPQEDWGRYECVVQLKGIEDISTPLDRARIRTNGEGSHILAFILTGVAVLAVVVAAVVGVFLYRKRNDSDKRHKPVGSDTSSENTEGQKLAPEAQPLTTVQS